A genomic segment from Chloroflexota bacterium encodes:
- a CDS encoding PhzF family phenazine biosynthesis protein — MRQYRLIHVDVFTRTRFGGNQLAVFPEAEGLSDDEMQAIAREMNFSETTFVLPPADPTADAKVRIFTPGRELPFAGHPVVGTAFVLARANGKRSLRLELKIGTLGVEADPGDGVTGEAEMEQHVPTFSPPPNADPTALAGLLGLTTEDLALETPAEIGSSGNPFLYVRLRSLDAVRRARGVADPLVRYFAGREHPAVYAFCTGGESPEAAAHARMFSLALGADVREDPATGSASGPAGGYLLRHGLASPGRLLLEQGYEMLRPSQIGVGLTVTSGALTRVTVGGGVVLVAEGALLA, encoded by the coding sequence ATGCGCCAGTATCGCCTGATCCACGTCGACGTCTTCACGCGGACCCGCTTCGGCGGCAATCAGCTCGCGGTCTTCCCGGAGGCCGAGGGCCTGTCCGACGACGAGATGCAGGCGATTGCGCGCGAGATGAACTTCTCGGAGACGACCTTCGTGCTGCCGCCGGCCGATCCGACGGCGGACGCGAAGGTCCGCATCTTCACGCCCGGCCGCGAGCTGCCGTTCGCCGGGCACCCGGTGGTGGGGACAGCCTTCGTGCTGGCGCGGGCCAACGGCAAGCGCAGCCTGCGCCTTGAGCTGAAGATCGGGACGCTCGGCGTCGAGGCCGACCCCGGCGACGGCGTCACCGGCGAGGCCGAGATGGAGCAGCACGTCCCGACGTTCAGCCCGCCCCCGAACGCCGATCCGACCGCCCTGGCTGGCCTGCTCGGCCTCACGACTGAGGATCTGGCGCTGGAGACGCCGGCCGAGATCGGCTCGTCGGGCAACCCGTTCCTGTACGTGCGGCTGCGCTCCCTAGACGCGGTGCGGCGGGCGCGCGGCGTGGCCGATCCCCTGGTCCGCTACTTTGCCGGGCGCGAGCACCCGGCCGTCTACGCCTTCTGCACGGGCGGCGAGTCCCCCGAGGCCGCCGCGCACGCCCGCATGTTCAGCCTGGCGCTCGGGGCGGACGTGCGCGAAGACCCGGCCACCGGCAGCGCCAGCGGGCCGGCCGGCGGCTACCTGTTGCGGCACGGACTGGCCAGCCCCGGCCGCCTGCTGCTGGAGCAGGGCTACGAGATGCTGCGCCCGAGCCAGATCGGCGTCGGGCTGACGGTCACGAGCGGCGCGCTAACGCGGGTGACCGTCGGCGGCGGCGTGGTGCTGGTGGCCGAGGGCGCGCTGCTGGCCTGA
- a CDS encoding SDR family oxidoreductase, with protein sequence MGLEGKVAIVTGSSRGIGAGIAKRLSADGAKVVMTSRGADLLNKTADSIRAAGGEVLAIPCDAGIKDEVEAMFAKVLETWGTVDIVVNNAGWASPISHILEMTPDHWDTVIRTNLTSIYLHCHRAANIMVDQGKKGAIVNISSFAGTRSHRYMAAYDATKGGMEAMTRTMAIDLAAFGIRVNVVQPGAIHTEDHDASPEGLARRGATVPLGRVGYPDDIAGAVSWLVSDDASYVTGITVPVDGGMLAQLRSPQVDSPLPPSVSARLKK encoded by the coding sequence ATGGGACTGGAAGGGAAAGTCGCCATCGTCACCGGCTCGAGCCGGGGGATTGGCGCGGGCATTGCGAAGCGGCTCTCGGCGGACGGCGCGAAGGTCGTCATGACCAGCCGGGGCGCAGACCTCCTCAACAAGACGGCCGACAGCATCCGCGCGGCCGGCGGCGAGGTGCTGGCGATCCCCTGCGACGCCGGCATCAAGGATGAGGTTGAGGCGATGTTCGCGAAGGTGCTCGAGACCTGGGGCACGGTGGACATCGTCGTCAACAACGCGGGGTGGGCCAGCCCGATCTCGCACATCCTCGAGATGACGCCCGACCACTGGGACACCGTCATCCGGACCAACCTGACCAGCATCTACCTGCACTGCCACCGCGCCGCCAACATCATGGTGGATCAGGGCAAGAAGGGCGCCATCGTCAATATCAGCTCGTTCGCGGGGACGCGCTCGCACCGCTACATGGCGGCCTACGACGCCACCAAGGGCGGCATGGAGGCGATGACCCGCACGATGGCGATTGACCTGGCGGCGTTCGGCATCCGCGTGAACGTGGTGCAGCCCGGCGCGATCCACACCGAGGATCATGACGCCAGTCCCGAGGGGCTGGCCCGGCGCGGCGCGACGGTGCCGCTGGGGCGCGTCGGCTACCCCGACGACATCGCTGGAGCCGTCTCCTGGCTGGTCTCCGACGATGCCTCCTACGTGACGGGCATCACCGTGCCGGTGGACGGCGGTATGCTGGCGCAGTTGCGCTCGCCGCAGGTGGACTCGCCGCTGCCGCCGTCGGTGTCCGCTCGTCTGAAGAAGTAG
- a CDS encoding nitroreductase — protein MDVLEAIRTRRTVGKMRQDVPPRALIEEIIEAATWAPNHRLNEPWQFHVVAGEARRRFGEIMAADACEANGELSPEKAQGLIDSQMKKALRSPVVIAVSCDPPSGPKIDPVEDVCAVACGIQNLLLAAHARGLATKWSSGQPCYSASLKRFFGLTPEHQILGYIYLGYPDEETKPAARTSHHEKTSWMGWPTEG, from the coding sequence ATGGATGTGCTCGAAGCGATCCGGACCCGACGGACCGTCGGCAAGATGCGGCAGGACGTGCCGCCGCGCGCCCTGATCGAGGAGATCATCGAGGCCGCCACCTGGGCGCCGAACCACCGCCTCAACGAGCCGTGGCAATTCCATGTCGTGGCTGGCGAGGCGCGCCGACGCTTCGGCGAGATCATGGCCGCCGACGCCTGCGAGGCCAACGGTGAGCTGAGCCCGGAGAAGGCCCAGGGGCTGATCGACTCGCAGATGAAGAAGGCGCTGCGCTCGCCAGTGGTCATCGCCGTCTCGTGCGACCCCCCCAGCGGCCCGAAGATCGACCCCGTCGAGGATGTCTGCGCCGTCGCCTGCGGCATCCAGAACCTGCTGCTCGCCGCCCACGCCCGGGGACTGGCGACCAAGTGGAGCAGCGGCCAGCCGTGCTATTCGGCCAGCCTGAAGCGCTTCTTCGGCCTGACGCCCGAGCACCAGATCCTGGGGTACATCTACCTCGGCTACCCGGACGAGGAGACCAAGCCGGCCGCGCGCACGTCGCACCACGAGAAGACGTCCTGGATGGGCTGGCCCACCGAAGGCTGA
- a CDS encoding transketolase, with protein sequence MPETRDELIKRLEGQANKIRRNIWRALKAGGTGHAGGSLSATDMLSALYFYKMNVRPAEPDWADRDRFILSKGHANAGLGATLELAGIVDEGYCDRFYMMDDGRPPFGMHPDIKVPGIEMSTGGLGHGLSIGVGMALGARIKGQAFHTFVMIGDGELHEGSNWEAAMAGAKYRLTNLTALIDFNKISQSAHVAEVMGLEPLADKWRSFGWEVREIDGHNMTEIVDTLDALPFSGNKPNCVIMHTIKGKGASFAEDTHLWHQNAVNQEIYDKAIAELETV encoded by the coding sequence ATGCCAGAGACACGTGATGAGCTCATCAAGCGCCTGGAGGGGCAGGCGAACAAGATTCGCCGCAACATCTGGCGGGCATTGAAGGCAGGCGGCACCGGCCACGCCGGTGGCTCGCTCTCCGCTACCGACATGCTCAGCGCCCTCTACTTCTACAAGATGAACGTCCGCCCGGCCGAGCCGGACTGGGCCGACCGTGACCGCTTCATTCTCTCGAAGGGCCATGCCAACGCCGGCCTCGGCGCGACCCTCGAACTGGCTGGTATCGTGGATGAGGGCTACTGCGACCGCTTCTACATGATGGACGACGGCCGCCCGCCCTTCGGCATGCACCCCGACATCAAAGTGCCCGGCATCGAGATGAGCACCGGCGGCCTCGGCCACGGCCTCTCGATTGGCGTCGGGATGGCGCTCGGCGCGCGCATCAAGGGCCAGGCCTTTCATACCTTCGTGATGATCGGCGACGGCGAGCTGCACGAGGGCTCCAACTGGGAAGCCGCGATGGCTGGCGCCAAGTACCGGCTCACCAACCTCACCGCCCTCATCGACTTCAACAAGATCTCCCAGAGCGCCCACGTGGCCGAGGTGATGGGCCTGGAGCCGCTCGCCGACAAGTGGCGCTCGTTCGGCTGGGAAGTCCGCGAGATCGACGGCCACAACATGACGGAGATCGTCGATACGCTCGATGCGCTGCCGTTCAGCGGCAACAAGCCCAACTGCGTGATCATGCACACGATCAAGGGCAAGGGCGCGAGCTTCGCCGAGGACACCCACCTCTGGCACCAGAACGCGGTCAACCAGGAGATCTACGACAAGGCGATTGCCGAGCTGGAGACGGTCTGA
- a CDS encoding transketolase family protein, which yields MAADALTTDWYKKSASQTRLAFGQALLTLGALDPDVVILSADTQDLLGVREYIELYPDRFIECGIAEQDKVGIAAGLATVGLKPYVCGYAPFVTARALEQVRNDVAYAHQNVVIGAAASGISLGVSGGTHHAVEDLATMRSLAGMTVIVPADVHEAYKATLAAHEMEGPVYIRLGGRTPEPDITDPDAPFTLGKATELRSGNDVAIIACGSLVEMAVKASDALKAEGINARVLNMTTIKPLDTEAILKAAEECKGIVTAEEHHVTGGLGGAVAEFLAENHPTRMRIVGLGDTFAVIGPTPALRARYGMSADNIAAKAKELL from the coding sequence ATGGCAGCAGACGCACTTACCACCGACTGGTACAAGAAGTCCGCGAGCCAGACGCGTCTCGCCTTCGGTCAGGCGTTGCTGACGCTCGGGGCGCTCGACCCGGACGTGGTCATCCTCTCGGCGGACACCCAGGATCTGCTCGGCGTCCGCGAGTACATCGAGCTGTACCCTGACCGCTTCATCGAGTGCGGCATCGCGGAGCAGGACAAGGTCGGTATCGCGGCCGGGCTGGCGACGGTCGGCCTCAAGCCGTACGTCTGCGGCTACGCGCCGTTCGTGACTGCCCGTGCCCTCGAGCAGGTCCGCAACGACGTCGCCTACGCCCACCAGAACGTCGTCATCGGCGCGGCCGCCAGCGGCATCTCGCTCGGCGTCTCCGGCGGCACCCACCACGCCGTCGAAGACCTGGCGACCATGCGGAGCCTTGCCGGCATGACCGTCATCGTCCCCGCCGACGTCCACGAGGCGTACAAGGCGACCCTCGCCGCTCACGAGATGGAGGGGCCGGTCTACATCCGCCTCGGCGGCCGGACGCCCGAGCCGGACATCACCGACCCCGACGCGCCGTTCACCCTGGGCAAGGCCACCGAGCTGCGCTCCGGCAACGACGTGGCGATCATCGCCTGTGGGTCGCTGGTCGAGATGGCCGTCAAGGCGTCGGACGCGCTCAAGGCCGAGGGCATCAACGCCCGCGTACTGAACATGACCACCATCAAGCCGCTCGACACCGAGGCGATCCTCAAGGCCGCCGAGGAGTGCAAGGGCATCGTGACGGCCGAGGAGCACCACGTCACCGGCGGGCTCGGCGGCGCGGTGGCCGAGTTCCTGGCCGAGAACCACCCCACCAGGATGCGGATCGTGGGCCTGGGCGACACGTTCGCGGTGATCGGCCCCACGCCGGCCCTGCGGGCGCGCTACGGGATGAGCGCGGACAACATCGCGGCCAAGGCGAAGGAGCTGCTGTAG